Proteins encoded within one genomic window of Chloroflexota bacterium:
- the meaB gene encoding methylmalonyl Co-A mutase-associated GTPase MeaB produces the protein MAAALAGDRLALARLLSAVEDGGAVAEAAIRRLYGRAGRAHIVGITGPPGAGKSTLVATLIPLVRAAGRSVAVIAVDPSSPITGGALLGDRVRMQAFATDRDVFIRSMATRGHSGGLGPTTGAAAAVLDAVGFDLVLVETVGTGQSEVEVAATADTTVVLEAPEMGDEVQAIKAGLLEVADIVVVNKGDRPGAARTASQLRAMLSAAAPRREIGDERPRPKRPEILIATAATGAGMAELLAALDRHRASRGGGRPSDPSRRARAESQVWAIVGERVRRHLGDARFGEDTRATLDAVAGHTMDPYSAADRLLAVLEGASADPRPEEHA, from the coding sequence CGGGGGCGCCGTCGCCGAGGCGGCGATCCGGCGGTTGTACGGCAGGGCAGGGCGGGCCCACATCGTCGGCATCACCGGACCGCCGGGAGCTGGCAAGTCGACCCTGGTCGCGACGCTCATCCCGCTCGTCCGGGCGGCCGGGCGATCCGTCGCCGTGATCGCGGTCGATCCGTCGAGCCCGATCACCGGCGGCGCACTCCTCGGCGACCGGGTGCGGATGCAGGCCTTCGCCACGGATCGCGACGTCTTCATCCGTTCGATGGCGACGCGCGGTCACTCCGGGGGTCTCGGCCCGACCACCGGGGCGGCGGCGGCGGTCCTCGATGCGGTCGGCTTCGACCTCGTGCTCGTCGAGACGGTGGGCACGGGCCAGAGCGAGGTCGAGGTGGCCGCGACGGCCGACACGACCGTGGTCCTCGAGGCGCCGGAGATGGGCGACGAGGTCCAGGCGATCAAGGCGGGCCTGCTCGAGGTCGCCGACATCGTAGTTGTTAACAAGGGCGATCGCCCGGGCGCCGCGCGGACGGCGAGCCAGCTGCGGGCGATGCTGTCCGCCGCAGCGCCGCGGCGCGAGATCGGCGATGAGCGGCCGCGCCCCAAACGGCCCGAGATCCTCATCGCGACCGCCGCCACCGGCGCCGGCATGGCCGAGCTCCTCGCGGCGCTCGATCGCCACCGCGCGTCCCGGGGCGGAGGTCGCCCGTCAGATCCGAGCCGACGCGCGCGGGCCGAGTCGCAGGTCTGGGCGATCGTCGGCGAGCGCGTGCGGCGCCATCTTGGTGACGCGAGGTTCGGGGAGGACACCCGCGCCACGCTCGACGCTGTGGCCGGTCACACCATGGATCCGTACAGCGCGGCGGACCGGCTCCTCGCCGTCCTCGAAGGCGCGTCGGCCGATCCTCGTCCGGAGGAACACGCATGA
- a CDS encoding 3-hydroxybutyryl-CoA dehydrogenase (converts (S)-3-hydroxybutanoyl-CoA to 3-acetoacetyl-CoA), with the protein MTESKRTLGAVLVAGAGFMGHGIAQVIAASGRSVRLYEPELARAEAGRARIADNLDRAVAKGRIERQARDATLGRVEPTDDLAAAGSVDLVIEAVYEEVTVKTALWRELDRVAPGPAIFATNTSSISIERLAAAVSPTRRARFVGVHFFSPVPVMPLIELIRASTTDDATVEAIRGLAVDLDKRIIAAADRPGFIVNRILMPFLAEAMRGYEEGLGTAEDIDAGARLGLNHPMGPLALADFIGLDVCLGVMRVLHEGLGGEHRRPPAILEELVVAGHLGRKSGRGFHRYED; encoded by the coding sequence ATGACCGAGTCGAAGCGCACCCTTGGCGCGGTCCTCGTCGCCGGCGCCGGGTTCATGGGCCACGGCATCGCCCAGGTGATCGCGGCGTCGGGCCGATCCGTCCGGCTCTATGAACCCGAGCTCGCCCGCGCCGAGGCGGGCCGAGCCCGGATCGCGGACAACCTCGACCGGGCGGTCGCGAAGGGTCGGATCGAGCGCCAGGCACGCGACGCGACGCTCGGCCGGGTCGAGCCCACGGACGACCTCGCCGCGGCCGGATCGGTCGATCTCGTGATCGAGGCCGTGTACGAGGAGGTCACGGTCAAGACGGCGCTCTGGCGAGAGCTCGATCGGGTCGCTCCGGGGCCGGCGATCTTCGCCACGAACACCTCGTCGATCTCGATCGAACGGCTCGCCGCGGCCGTCTCCCCGACTCGCCGGGCGCGGTTCGTCGGGGTCCACTTCTTCAGCCCGGTCCCGGTCATGCCGCTCATCGAGCTCATCCGCGCCTCGACGACGGACGACGCCACGGTCGAGGCGATCCGCGGCCTCGCCGTGGACCTCGACAAGCGGATCATCGCCGCTGCGGACCGGCCGGGGTTCATCGTCAACCGGATCCTCATGCCGTTCCTCGCCGAGGCGATGCGCGGGTACGAGGAGGGCCTCGGGACGGCCGAGGACATCGATGCCGGGGCGCGGCTCGGGCTCAATCACCCGATGGGCCCACTCGCCCTCGCCGACTTCATCGGCCTCGACGTCTGCCTCGGGGTCATGCGGGTCCTCCACGAGGGCCTCGGCGGGGAGCATCGGCGGCCGCCCGCGATCCTCGAGGAGCTCGTTGTGGCCGGCCACCTCGGCCGCAAGTCCGGACGCGGCTTCCACCGCTACGAGGACTGA
- a CDS encoding acyl-CoA dehydrogenase family protein: MTEEERLLAATAAGFADREVAPGAIERDEAERFDRSVFARMGELGLTSAPFPEEAGGGGFSYVGWTLVMEAIARAEMAAAVTLSVHVLSQFPVLSWGTAEQRARWLPAMQAGSALGAFALTEPEAGSDAAAIRLRATRHAADGTELPLDAPPSAVVEYRLSGSKIWISNAPDAERYLVFATIDPERGRAGITAFLVEHGRDGFGFGAHERKMGIRACPTSELVFDGCRVPATDRLGGEGEGYRIALSALGEGRISIGAACVGLAQSALDLAAAHVRERRAFGGPLADQQGIRFMLAEMARDVAAARLLVRAAAAAKDRGEPLAELSSLAKWTASDVAMRVATDAVQLFGGSGYSREVGIERLMRDAKGAQIYEGTNQIHRLIVADEVLRRAAG, encoded by the coding sequence CTGACCGAAGAGGAACGGCTCCTGGCCGCGACGGCCGCCGGGTTCGCGGACCGCGAGGTGGCGCCCGGCGCGATCGAACGCGATGAGGCCGAGCGGTTCGACCGGTCGGTCTTCGCCCGGATGGGCGAGCTCGGCCTCACGTCGGCGCCATTCCCGGAGGAGGCCGGCGGCGGCGGCTTCAGCTATGTCGGCTGGACGCTCGTCATGGAGGCCATCGCGCGGGCCGAGATGGCCGCCGCGGTCACCCTGTCGGTCCACGTCCTCTCGCAGTTCCCCGTCCTGTCCTGGGGAACGGCCGAGCAGCGAGCCCGCTGGCTGCCGGCGATGCAGGCCGGATCCGCCCTCGGCGCGTTCGCCCTGACCGAGCCGGAGGCGGGCTCGGACGCGGCGGCGATCCGGCTGCGGGCCACGCGCCACGCCGCCGACGGGACGGAGCTCCCGCTCGACGCGCCGCCATCGGCCGTGGTCGAGTACCGCCTCAGTGGATCGAAGATCTGGATCTCGAACGCTCCGGACGCGGAGCGCTACCTCGTCTTCGCGACGATCGATCCGGAGCGCGGACGGGCGGGGATCACCGCCTTCCTCGTGGAACATGGCCGGGACGGCTTCGGGTTCGGTGCCCACGAGCGGAAGATGGGGATCCGCGCCTGTCCCACCTCCGAGCTCGTGTTCGACGGCTGTCGGGTCCCCGCGACCGACCGCCTCGGCGGCGAGGGAGAGGGGTACCGGATCGCCCTGTCGGCCCTCGGGGAGGGGCGCATCTCGATCGGCGCGGCGTGCGTCGGGCTGGCCCAGTCGGCACTCGATCTCGCGGCCGCTCATGTCCGCGAACGGCGGGCCTTCGGCGGACCGCTCGCCGACCAGCAGGGGATCCGTTTCATGCTCGCCGAGATGGCCCGGGATGTCGCGGCGGCGCGGCTCCTCGTCCGGGCGGCGGCCGCGGCGAAGGATCGTGGCGAGCCCCTCGCGGAGCTGTCGTCGCTCGCGAAGTGGACCGCCTCCGATGTCGCGATGCGGGTCGCGACGGACGCCGTCCAGCTGTTCGGCGGGTCCGGCTATTCCCGCGAGGTCGGGATCGAGCGGCTCATGCGCGATGCGAAGGGTGCCCAGATCTACGAGGGCACGAACCAGATCCACCGGCTCATCGTCGCCGACGAGGTCCTCCGCCGGGCGGCGGGGTAG
- a CDS encoding aldehyde dehydrogenase family protein: protein MAPSGERTDATPPTFRHFIAGEWADSTSGGTFESRNPADLSDVIGRFQGGTAADVARAVRAADVAGGLWRRTPAPKRGEILYAFGALLAQHKERLARAMTREMGKVLAESRGDVQEGIDIAFLMAGEGRRMFGDTTPSELPDKWAMSVRVPIGIAGIVTPWNFPIAIPCWKMMPALVTGNTVVFKPSSDTPHCATLLVELMAEAGFPPGTVNLVTGSGADVGDAIVDNPDVPVVSFTGNTETGRRIAERTARRLKRLSMELGGKNGIVVLADADLDLAVDGILWSAFGTTGQRCTACSRVIADRPVLEPLLERLERRTRALRLGDGLDPATDVGPLVNIPAREKVEGHVEVGRRDAELVTGGRLPATASLGRGVFYEPTIFAGVAPMDRLAQEEIFGPVLSVIAVDGYQEAAIALNQTRYGLSSSIYTRDANTAFRAMRDFETGIVYVNAGTIGAETHLPFGGVKATGNGHREAGHAALDTFTEWKSIYVDFSGRLQRAQIDNQPA, encoded by the coding sequence ATGGCACCATCAGGCGAACGGACGGACGCCACGCCGCCGACATTCCGCCACTTCATCGCCGGCGAATGGGCGGACTCCACCTCCGGTGGCACGTTCGAGAGCCGCAACCCGGCCGACCTGTCCGACGTGATCGGACGATTCCAGGGCGGCACCGCGGCGGACGTCGCGCGCGCAGTCCGGGCCGCGGACGTCGCCGGCGGACTCTGGCGGCGGACGCCCGCTCCCAAGCGTGGCGAGATCCTCTACGCGTTTGGTGCCCTCCTCGCGCAGCACAAGGAGCGGCTCGCCCGGGCGATGACCCGCGAGATGGGCAAGGTGCTCGCGGAGTCCCGCGGTGACGTCCAGGAAGGCATCGACATCGCCTTCCTCATGGCCGGCGAAGGTCGCCGGATGTTCGGCGACACGACCCCGTCCGAGCTGCCGGACAAGTGGGCGATGAGCGTGCGGGTCCCGATCGGGATCGCCGGCATCGTCACGCCGTGGAACTTCCCGATCGCCATCCCATGCTGGAAGATGATGCCGGCCCTCGTGACCGGCAACACCGTCGTCTTCAAGCCCTCGAGCGACACCCCGCACTGCGCGACCCTCCTCGTCGAGCTCATGGCCGAGGCCGGCTTCCCACCGGGGACGGTCAACCTCGTGACCGGCTCGGGGGCCGACGTCGGCGACGCGATCGTCGACAACCCGGACGTCCCCGTCGTCAGCTTCACCGGCAACACGGAGACCGGCCGACGGATCGCCGAACGGACCGCTCGGCGACTCAAGCGCCTCTCGATGGAGCTCGGCGGCAAGAACGGCATCGTCGTGCTCGCCGATGCGGACCTCGACCTCGCCGTGGACGGCATCCTCTGGTCGGCCTTCGGGACGACCGGCCAGCGCTGCACCGCGTGCAGCCGGGTCATCGCCGATCGTCCCGTCCTCGAGCCGCTCCTCGAACGCCTTGAGCGTCGCACCCGCGCCCTGCGGCTCGGTGACGGCCTCGATCCGGCGACGGATGTCGGGCCGCTCGTCAACATCCCGGCCCGCGAGAAGGTGGAAGGCCACGTCGAGGTTGGGCGACGGGATGCCGAGCTCGTGACCGGCGGGCGGCTGCCCGCGACCGCGTCGCTCGGTCGCGGCGTCTTCTACGAGCCGACGATCTTCGCCGGCGTCGCGCCGATGGACCGCCTGGCCCAGGAGGAGATCTTCGGCCCGGTCCTCTCGGTCATCGCGGTCGATGGCTACCAGGAGGCGGCGATCGCCCTCAACCAGACCCGCTACGGGCTCTCGTCGAGCATCTACACCCGCGACGCGAACACCGCCTTCCGGGCGATGCGCGACTTCGAGACGGGCATCGTCTACGTCAATGCCGGCACGATCGGGGCGGAGACGCATCTCCCGTTCGGCGGCGTGAAGG
- a CDS encoding acetyl-CoA C-acetyltransferase has product MRGANGSVFLVSAARTPIGRFGGGLAGTPATELGAVAIRAAVERAGLPAETPIDEVLMGQVLQAGAGQAPARQAALGAGLAVTTSATTINRVCGSGLKAIMLAAAEIRAGDAEVAVAGGMESMDGAPYLLPNARFGYRLGDATLVDAAVRDGLWCAIEGCHMGTHAERVAIRDRVSREDQDAFALESHRRAIAAMDAGRFADELVPVTTRDAKGRETVVAADESPRRDTSLETLARLRPAFDLPSAESADRGDAVAGTVTAGNAPGITDGAAATVVASERAVERLGLRPLARIVGYAQAEVEPKWLFLAPVVGVRRLLERIELPIEAFDLVEINEAFAAQTLADGRELGFDWAKVNVNGGAIALGHPIGASGARIVATLLHELRRRQGRYGLATLCLGGGGSVAMAFERVVS; this is encoded by the coding sequence GTGCGGGGCGCGAACGGGTCGGTCTTCCTCGTCAGTGCGGCGCGGACGCCGATCGGGCGGTTCGGCGGAGGCCTGGCGGGGACGCCGGCGACCGAGCTCGGCGCCGTCGCGATCCGGGCCGCGGTCGAGCGGGCGGGCCTCCCGGCGGAGACGCCGATCGACGAGGTCCTCATGGGCCAGGTGCTCCAGGCTGGCGCCGGCCAGGCGCCGGCACGTCAGGCGGCCCTCGGAGCGGGACTGGCGGTCACGACGAGCGCGACGACGATCAACCGCGTCTGCGGCTCCGGGCTCAAGGCGATCATGCTCGCGGCCGCCGAGATCCGGGCCGGCGATGCCGAGGTGGCCGTTGCCGGCGGGATGGAGAGCATGGACGGCGCGCCGTACCTCCTGCCGAACGCTCGCTTCGGCTACCGGCTTGGCGACGCCACCCTCGTCGACGCGGCGGTCCGGGACGGCCTGTGGTGCGCGATCGAGGGCTGCCACATGGGCACCCACGCCGAGCGCGTCGCGATCCGCGACCGGGTGAGCCGCGAGGACCAGGATGCGTTCGCGCTCGAGAGCCATCGTCGGGCGATCGCCGCGATGGACGCCGGCCGCTTCGCGGACGAGCTGGTCCCGGTCACGACCCGCGACGCGAAGGGTCGTGAGACGGTCGTCGCGGCGGATGAGAGCCCTCGCCGCGACACGAGCCTCGAGACGCTCGCCCGCCTCCGTCCTGCCTTCGACCTGCCGTCGGCGGAGTCCGCCGATCGCGGCGACGCCGTCGCGGGGACGGTGACCGCGGGCAACGCCCCGGGCATCACGGACGGGGCGGCGGCTACCGTCGTCGCGAGCGAGCGCGCGGTGGAGCGACTCGGCCTCCGGCCGCTCGCGAGGATCGTCGGCTACGCCCAGGCGGAGGTCGAGCCGAAGTGGCTGTTCCTCGCGCCGGTCGTCGGCGTCCGCCGGCTCCTCGAACGGATCGAGCTGCCGATCGAGGCCTTCGACCTGGTCGAGATCAACGAGGCGTTCGCGGCGCAGACCCTTGCCGATGGCCGCGAACTCGGCTTCGACTGGGCGAAGGTCAACGTCAACGGCGGGGCCATCGCCCTCGGCCACCCGATCGGCGCGTCCGGCGCGCGGATCGTCGCGACCCTCCTGCACGAGCTGCGGCGCCGGCAGGGCCGCTACGGCCTCGCGACGCTCTGCCTCGGGGGCGGCGGGTCCGTCGCGATGGCCTTCGAGCGGGTCGTTTCCTGA